A genomic segment from Zygotorulaspora mrakii chromosome 1, complete sequence encodes:
- the THR4 gene encoding threonine synthase THR4 (similar to Saccharomyces cerevisiae THR4 (YCR053W); ancestral locus Anc_6.323) has product MVSPSQVYRSTRSSTEESKSFEEVVIQGLAADGGLFIPPSIPAVSQETLFGKWASLSFQELAFEIMRLYIAKEEIPDSDLKSLIQRSYSTFRSSDVTPLAKNVTGNEDNLHILELFHGPTYAFKDVALQFVGNLFEYFLQRTNKDLPTEKRKKITVVGATSGDTGSAAIYGLRGKKDISVFILYPTGRISPIQEEQMTTVPDKNVQTLSVKGTFDNCQDIVKAIFGDKEFNSRHNVGAVNSINWARILAQMTYYFYSYFQATGGKTGKVKFVVPSGNFGDILAGYFAKKMGLPVEKLVIATNENDILDRFLKSGTYERSDKVAVTLSPAMDILISSNFERLLWYLAKDYEANGDSLKAGKICNSWFEQLKTQGKFTVDKAIIAGALNDFSSERVSNAQTSESIKKMYKVSVNPEKYILDPHTAVGVCASERLIATDNDKSLHYISLSTAHPAKFADAVNAALSTYAGYSFENDVLPAELKKLSTLKKKIKLVEKADKELVKSVIEEELAKMDL; this is encoded by the coding sequence ATGGTCTCTCCCTCGCAAGTTTACAGATCCACAAGATCTTCAACTGAAGAATCTAAGTCATTTGAAGAGGTGGTCATTCAAGGACTAGCGGCTGATGGTGGTCTTTTTATCCCTCCCAGTATTCCAGCGGTGTCGCAAGAGACTCTCTTTGGTAAATGGGCCAGCTTGTCTTTTCAAGAGCTAGCCTTCGAAATTATGAGACTGTACATCGCAAAGGAGGAAATTCCAGattctgatttgaaaagtttaatTCAGAGATCGTACTCCACCTTCCGTTCTTCTGATGTCACACCATTGGCTAAGAACGTTACAGGTAATGAAGATAATCTCCACATTTTGGAGCTATTCCACGGTCCAACATatgctttcaaagatgtTGCGTTACAGTTTGTTGGTAacctttttgaatattttttgcaaagaacAAATAAAGACCTACCAACtgagaagagaaagaagattACAGTGGTTGGCGCCACATCTGGTGATACTGGGTCTGCAGCTATCTACGGTTTGAGAGGTAAAAAAGACATTTCTGTTTTCATTCTGTATCCAACAGGTAGAATTTCTCCAATTCAAGAGGAGCAAATGACTACTGTTCCTGATAAAAACGTGCAAACACTTTCAGTTAAGGGTACGTTTGATAACTGTCAAGACATTGTGAAGGCCATTTTTGGTGACAAGGAGTTTAACTCGAGGCACAATGTTGGTGCTGTAAATTCTATAAACTGGGCTAGAATTTTGGCTCAAATGAcctattatttttattcttaTTTCCAAGCTACTGGTGGTAAGACAGGAAAGGTCAAATTTGTCGTTCCAAGTGGTAATTTTGGAGATATTCTTGCCGGATATTTTGCTAAGAAAATGGGCCTACCAGTCGAAAAACTTGTAATTGctacaaatgaaaatgatatcTTGGATAGGTTTTTAAAGTCAGGTACTTATGAAAGATCTGACAAAGTTGCTGTAACCTTATCTCCAGCTATGGATATTCTAATCTCTTCtaactttgaaagattgtTGTGGTATTTGGCTAAGGACTATGAAGCAAATGGTGATTCATTGAAGGCCGGCAAAATCTGTAACAGTTGGTTTGAGCAACTAAAAACTCAAGGTAAATTCACTGTTGATAAGGCTATCATTGCTGGTGCCTTAAATGATTTTAGCTCAGAAAGAGTTTCTAATGCTCAAACCAGCGAAAGTATTAAAAAGATGTACAAAGTCTCAGTAAATCCGGAGAAATATATTTTAGATCCACATACTGCCGTTGGTGTATGCGCATCTGAAAGATTAATTGCAACTGACAATGATAAATCCCTGCACTACATTTCCTTATCTACTGCACATCCTGCCAAATTCGCTGATGCAGTTAACGCAGCTCTATCAACTTATGCAGGTTATTCTTTCGAAAACGATGTTTTACCAGctgaattgaagaaactttcaaccttgaagaagaaaattaaaTTGGTTGAGAAAGCTGATAAAGAATTGGTTAAATCCGTTATCGAAGAAGAACTGGCCAAAATGGATTTATGA
- the CTR86 gene encoding Ctr86p (similar to Saccharomyces cerevisiae CTR86 (YCR054C); ancestral locus Anc_6.324) yields MELSSVILLISRFGELFSQCCNDIKAYERLITSIGGVVGRSSQDEEYRFKLASSRKLWETLQKSLNCVEQPSINDDKLCFFYVRSIRALILLMRNLSVSNQEIPQTLLLQNSVIRSVLLGASVKCEKVSVSLYTLSLEFLHNITKESVIFDENEIDSLMCYLKYPLQNLNEMNQEILLTYALLFLNLTASDDFLYHFVRHCACCTILCDILVEQIAQKHSSLFHHLHQGPTVDEKFEISTMDAVILRLFANLSSNESFGRLVTRIEERNTAQLINVLRLVQLAITSKESWNNATLTGVLSWCFPCFQKTGQLVKEYFALNFENNQTAEILHDKLSITLDIIASLSHYDHVQEFLLSYDGLEELISLLKSLQENLIRVNIHKNVDGSVKSTNITTSSGEKVTDQSLLNMRYDRSSKKILPTNFPECKSLIIEILSMLTHKRTNVQDKIRQLHGLELVLSNCVIDDNDPFIKERSIVCIKFLLQDNKENQDFVAKLEAKKPVQDEIISEAGFEIKIGDTGSVSLKAKERIE; encoded by the coding sequence ATGGAGCTGAGTTCAGTGATACTGTTGATTTCAAGGTTCGGAGAACTATTTTCTCAATGCTGCAATGATATAAAGGCTTATGAGAGATTAATCACATCCATTGGCGGCGTTGTTGGAAGATCATCACAGGATGAGGAATATCGTTTTAAGTTAGCATCTTCTCGTAAGCTATGGGAGACCTTGCAAAAAAGTCTCAATTGCGTTGAACAGCCCTCCATTAACGATGATAagctttgttttttttatgttaGATCGATCCGGGCTCTTATATTATTAATGAGGAACCTTTCGGTGAGTAATCAAGAGATACCGCAAACACTACTGCTGCAAAATTCGGTGATCAGATCTGTATTATTGGGAGCATCTGTGAAATGTGAAAAAGTTTCCGTTTCTTTATACACACTCTCATTGGAATTTCTTCATAATATCACTAAGGAGTCGGTAATATTTGATGAGAATGAGATTGACTCTCTGATGTgttatttgaaatatccCCTACAAAACTTGAATGAGATGAATCAAGAGATCTTGTTGACATATGCTTTGTTATTCCTGAATTTGACCGCTAGTGACGATTTTCTCTATCATTTTGTCAGGCATTGTGCATGCTGTACCATTCTATGTGATATTCTGGTTGAGCAAATCGCACAAAAGCACTCCAGTCTGTTTCATCACCTGCACCAAGGACCAACggttgatgaaaaatttgaaataagCACGATGGATGCCGTAATACTGCGATTGTTTGCCAACCTTTCAAGCAATGAGTCATTCGGTCGTCTAGTTAcaagaattgaagagaGAAATACAGCTCAATTAATAAATGTCTTGAGATTGGTGCAACTAGCAATAACCAGTAAAGAATCTTGGAACAATGCAACTCTCACTGGTGTATTATCATGGTGTTTCccttgttttcaaaaaacagGGCAGTTGGTGAAAGAATATTTCGCtctcaattttgaaaacaaccAAACTGCGGAAATTCTTCACGATAAACTGAGCATCACTTTGGATATTATCGCATCTTTATCCCACTACGATCACGTACAGgaatttcttttgtcttATGACGGGTTGGAAGAACTAATATCACTATTAAAATCACTCCAAGAAAATCTGATAAGAGTGAACATTCATAAAAATGTTGATGGTTCAGTTAAATCTACAAATATTACAACTTCATCTGGTGAGAAAGTGACGGATCAATCTTTACTCAACATGAGATACGACAGATCATCTAAGAAAATATTGCCTACAAATTTTCCAGAGTGTAAATCATTaattattgaaatattaTCGATGCTGACTcacaaaagaacaaatgtCCAAGACAAAATTCGCCAATTACATGGCCTAGAATTGGTACTTTCAAATTGTGTTATAGACGATAATGACccatttatcaaagaaagaagtatTGTGTGCATCAAGTTCCTTTTGCAAGATAATAAAGAAAACCAAGACTTCGTTGCAAAACTAGAGGCTAAGAAGCCAGTTCAAGATGAGATAATATCAGAAGCaggttttgaaatcaaaatagGTGATACCGGAAGTGTCTCACtgaaagcaaaagaaagaatcGAATAG
- the PWP2 gene encoding snoRNA-binding rRNA-processing protein PWP2 (similar to Saccharomyces cerevisiae PWP2 (YCR057C); ancestral locus Anc_6.325) translates to MKSNFKFSNLLGTVYRQGNIVFSEDGTQLLSPVGNRVSVFDLVNNKSFTFEYEHRKNIRALDLNPQGTLLISIDEDGRAILVNYKSRNVLHHFNFKERCYSVKFSPDGKMFALATGRFLQIWKTPNATQDRQFAPFVRHRIQAGHFQDIVSLTWSRDSRFVLTTSKDLTARIWSVQSEDKDLASMTFAGHRDYVMGAFFSGDQETIYTVSKDGALFRWEYTVKEDEDEEDLSKYSWRIAEKNFFHTNQSTVKCVTFHPKSNLLIVGFSTGDFRLYELPSFTLVQQLSMGQNPINTVTINSSGEWLAFGSSQLGQLLVYEWQSESYILKQQGHFDSMNSLAYSPDGSLIVTAADDGKIKVWDVVAGFCLVTLEGHTSSVTAIQFAKKGQVLFSSSLDGTVRAWDLIRYRNFRVFAAAERIQFSSLAVDPSGEVVCAGSNDSFEIHVWSVQTGQLLDTLSGHEGPVSCLSFSQENSILASASWDKTIRIWSIFGRSQMVEPIEVYSDVLALAIRPDGKQVSVSTLKGQISIFDIENGKQVGNIDCRADIISGRHLEDRFTSKNSERSKYFTSIHYSFDGLAIVAGGNNNSICLYDIFNEVLLKRFIVSRNMTLNGTMEFLNSSRLTEAGSLDLIDDTGENSDVEDRIDNSVPGSKAGGDASTRRTRPEVRVTSIRFSPTANAFAAASTEGLLVYAVDEAFTFDPFDLDIDVTPQTTIDALKEREYLNAFVMAFRLNEEYLIHKVYEAIPISEIQLVSSSLPVIYVPRILKFIGDFAIDSQHIEFNLIWIKALLSAHGTYMNSHKHIFTSATRSIQRFIGRVAKDLVTVSSDNKYTYRFLMTTDGTAADMQDGVQEDQMSVDGLDSENDQVADSDEYMSAVSDEEEWTEFEKKKNKLSLQNPEVAESDDEELI, encoded by the coding sequence atgaaatcaaacttCAAGTTCTCGAATCTTTTGGGAACAGTTTACCGACAGGGAAATATTGTATTTTCGGAGGATGGAACCCAACTTTTATCACCAGTGGGTAACAGAGTCTCTGTATTTGACCTAGTCAACAATAAGTCTTTCACATTTGAATACGAACacagaaaaaatatacGCGCATTGGATTTGAATCCACAAGGGACACTTCTAATTTCCATCGATGAAGATGGTAGAGCCATTCTGGTAAATTATAAGTCAAGAAATGTTTTGCACCACTTTAATTTCAAGGAGCGCTGCTATAGTGTAAAATTCAGTCCAGATGGTAAAATGTTTGCACTAGCGACGGGGAGGTTTCTACAAATCTGGAAAACTCCCAATGCTACTCAGGATCGCCAGTTTGCGCCATTTGTCCGTCATCGCATCCAGGCGGGGCATTTCCAGGACATTGTCTCTTTAACGTGGTCGCGAGACTCAAGATTCGTTTTGACTACATCGAAGGATCTCACTGCCAGAATATGGTCCGTTCAATCAGAAGACAAAGATTTAGCATCAATGACGTTCGCTGGCCATAGAGACTACGTTATGGGTGCGTTTTTCAGTGGTGATCAAGAGACTATCTACACAGTAAGTAAAGATGGTGCCCTTTTCAGATGGGAATATACTgtaaaagaagatgaagacgaagaagatTTATCGAAATATAGTTGGAGAATTgcagaaaagaattttttccacACAAATCAATCCACGGTCAAATGCGTTACTTTCCATCCTAAATCCAATCTCCTTATAGTTGGGTTTTCCACCGGTGACTTTCGTCTTTATGAATTACCCAGCTTCACGTTAGTTCAACAGTTATCAATGGGACAAAATCCTATCAACACGGTAACAATAAATTCATCTGGAGAGTGGCTAGCGTTTGGATCATCTCAATTAGGTCAACTTCTCGTGTATGAATGGCAGTCAGAATCATACATCTTAAAGCAACAGGGCCATTTTGACTCAATGAATAGTTTAGCTTATTCCCCTGATGGATCTTTGATAGTTACAGCTGCAGACGACGGTAAAATTAAAGTCTGGGATGTTGTGGCAGGATTTTGCCTTGTCACTTTAGAGGGCCATACTTCTTCAGTTACCGCTATTCAATTCGCAAAAAAAGGACAAGTATTattctcttcatctttggaTGGTACAGTTAGAGCTTGGGATTTAATAAGGTATCGTAATTTTAGGGTATTTGCCGCAGCCGAGAGAATTCAATTTAGCTCTCTTGCAGTTGATCCTTCTGGAGAGGTTGTATGTGCAGGTTCAAATGATAGCTTTGAAATCCATGTCTGGTCAGTACAAACAGGTCAACTGTTAGATACTCTTTCGGGCCACGAAGGCCCCGTATCATGTCTTTCATTCAGCCAAGAAAATAGTATTTTAGCATCCGCGTCATGGGATAAAACCATTAGAATTTGGTCTATATTTGGGAGGTCACAAATGGTTGAACCAATTGAAGTTTACTCCGATGTATTAGCCTTGGCAATAAGACCAGATGGGAAGCAGGTTTCAGTTTCGACATTGAAGGgtcaaatttcaattttcgatattgaaaatggtaaGCAAGTGGGGAATATCGATTGTAGAGCCGACATCATATCCGGTAGACATCTAGAAGATAGATTCacttcaaaaaactcagaaagatccaaatatttcactTCCATACACTACAGTTTCGATGGCCTGGCTATTGTTGCTGGAGGAAATAATAATTCAATCTGCCTCTACGATATATTCAATGAAGTCCTATTGAAGAGGTTTATCGTTTCCAGGAATATGACACTAAATGGTACTATGGAATTTTTAAATAGCAGTAGACTTACTGAAGCAGGCTCTCTCGATTTGATTGATGATACAGGTGAAAACTCAGATGTTGAGGATCGTATCGATAACTCTGTTCCAGGTTCTAAAGCGGGTGGGGATGCGTCAACGAGAAGAACAAGACCAGAAGTCAGAGTAACGTCAATACGGTTTTCCCCGACGGCAAATGCCTTTGCTGCTGCATCTACTGAGGGTCTTTTAGTCTATGCTGTCGATGAAGCATTTACTTTCGATCCATTTGACTTAGATATAGATGTTACACCTCAGACCACTATAGACGCTCttaaagaaagagaatatCTAAATGCATTTGTTATGGCTTTTAGATTGAATGAAGAATACTTGATACACAAAGTTTATGAGGCTATACCGATCTCAGAAATTCAGCTCGTCAGCAGCAGTCTGCCCGTGATTTATGTTCCTCGTATTCTGAAATTTATTGGCGATTTTGCGATTGATTCCCAACAtattgaattcaatttaATTTGGATAAAAGCTCTTCTCTCTGCTCATGGCACTTACATGAATTCTCACAAACATATATTTACATCCGCCACAAGATCTATCCAGAGATTCATCGGTAGAGTTGCTAAAGATCTTGTAACGGTATCTTCTGACAACAAATACACGTATAGATTCCTAATGACCACAGATGGTACTGCCGCTGATATGCAGGATGGTGTGCAAGAAGATCAAATGTCTGTTGATGGTCTTGATAGTGAGAATGACCAAGTGGCAGACTCAGACGAATATATGTCCGCTGTgtcagatgaagaggaatGGACCGAAttcgaaaaaaagaagaacaagcTCTCTCTTCAAAACCCAGAAGTAGCTGAGTCggatgatgaagagctCATATAG
- the MPP6 gene encoding Mpp6p (similar to Saccharomyces cerevisiae YNR024W; ancestral locus Anc_6.326): MSQVNGKLSSRVMNMKFMRFAKDENDNIPKDAEAKRPQIPDSSQWSFKDNATYPDKQNVKVKKSWKTKAKIIRSNVSMTEIKDCRNPVVRGRRVIGGNDALEENQKKRELPKDNDDDDEDDYDLDRIFKRVKSNKKDAK; the protein is encoded by the coding sequence ATGAGTCAAGTGAATGGTAAGTTATCAAGTCGAGTCATGAACATGAAGTTCATGAGATTCGCGAAGGATGAAAACGATAATATACCGAAAGATGCAGAAGCTAAGAGACCGCAAATACCTGACAGCTCTCAATGGAGTTTCAAAGACAATGCTACTTATCCCGACAAGCAGAATGTTAAAGTGAAAAAGTCATGGAAGACCAAGGCCAAGATAATTAGAAGTAATGTTTCCATGACAGAAATAAAAGATTGTAGGAATCCTGTAGTGAGAGGTAGACGAGTAATAGGCGGTAACGATGCACTAGAAGagaaccaaaaaaaaagagagctTCCCAAAGATaacgatgacgatgatgaagatgactACGATTTGGATAGGATATTTAAAAGAGTAAAAAgcaataaaaaagatgcaaaaTGA
- the YIH1 gene encoding Yih1p (similar to Saccharomyces cerevisiae YIH1 (YCR059C); ancestral locus Anc_6.327) — protein MSDHDELMQELEAIDAIYPDLLTIHTADSKIISIKVPQHENMIVQISFPANYPSANPPQVIEVRSNDTGSNDGGNGGNFCDFKYLQHLFQEVMDSCYTQNGSNSICLFDFLSELDGILYIEQEEHAGTDEPVQVPTDPFENWFASSPITDRGSTFMGFATRVNSEQEAFDRLEQLKTDSKIRKGNHAMCAWRIKQAADGSQKNDIIFQDSDDDGETAAGSRMLHLITIMDCWNVMVVVVRWFNGTHLGPDRFKHINCAAREAVVKAGF, from the coding sequence ATGTCAGATCACGATGAACTGATGCAGGAATTGGAGGCTATAGATGCCATCTATCCAGATTTGTTGACGATTCACACCGCGGATTCCAAAATTATATCGATTAAGGTGCCGCAGCATGAGAACATGATAGTGCAGATATCATTCCCTGCGAATTACCCGTCGGCTAACCCTCCGCAGGTCATTGAGGTAAGGAGTAATGATACAGGGAGCAATGACGGCGGTAATGGGGGAAATTTTTGCGATTTCAAATACTTACAACATCTGTTTCAAGAGGTCATGGATTCCTGTTATACTCAGAACGGTTCCAATTCGATTTGTTTATTTGACTTCTTGAGTGAGCTAGATGGTATTTTATATATAGAGCAAGAAGAGCATGCGGGCACGGACGAGCCTGTGCAGGTTCCAACAGACCCATTTGAGAATTGGTTCGCGTCGAGTCCGATTACTGATAGAGGGTCAACATTTATGGGATTCGCTACAAGGGTGAATTCTGAGCAAGAGGCATTTGATAGATTGGAACAGTTGAAAACTGATTCGAAGATACGGAAGGGTAATCATGCAATGTGTGCGTGGAGAATCAAACAGGCAGCCGACGGTAGCCAGAAAAACGATAtcatatttcaagattctgatgatgatggcGAGACGGCAGCAGGGTCCAGGATGTTGCATCTCATCACGATAATGGATTGTTGGAACGTCATGGTGGTAGTTGTCCGATGGTTTAACGGTACTCATTTGGGGCCCGATCGGTTCAAACATATCAACTGTGCCGCCCGAGAAGCTGTTGTTAAAGCTGGGTTTTGA
- the TAH1 gene encoding Tah1p (similar to Saccharomyces cerevisiae TAH1 (YCR060W); ancestral locus Anc_6.328), with translation MSFEEYKIQGNHCYQTGDLETSLQCYNKCIRIEPTNPVAYANKAMALLKLHRYQDALAACHLGLKLKGPEKIRDKLLYRVKLAQSHLSSEAKYVEVSIDEVTTLPLEFRGL, from the coding sequence ATgtcatttgaagaatacaAGATCCAGGGCAACCATTGCTACCAAACCGGCGATCTGGAGACCTCGCTGCAATGCTACAATAAATGCATACGCATAGAGCCCACCAATCCTGTTGCCTATGCGAACAAAGCAATGGCCCTACTGAAACTACATCGCTACCAAGATGCTCTTGCAGCATGCCACCTGGGGCTCAAGCTCAAGGGACCGGAGAAAATCCGTGACAAGCTGCTCTACAGAGTGAAACTCGCTCAGTCGCACCTCTCAAGTGAAGCTAAATACGTAGAAGTTTCCATCGACGAAGTCACTACGCTGCCCCTAGAGTTCAGGGGTCTATAA
- the TVS1 gene encoding Tvs1p (similar to Saccharomyces cerevisiae YCR061W; ancestral locus Anc_6.329), whose protein sequence is MRLGSLICLLPVATRAVVAMDMDSDMDMMDEGYSEASTTIGATRMPSTPSTPSAVPYEPKHVHGLPILSRPNLTPSERLYWTNYNTTTYFATDFGNRAAFKYHVVSMALVVVILYPISLALNSVGSNWYLPVLTLNLGFVLSSLLTLSIFGATFPEDWYPHNAYSKVSWIFLVLIILHYVSALVSKASKWIADFSPLSSEFFPLHDYRSSLDDERAGNFTPATGNEDSASDSPSHSLTGNHASQKLSYELDREQLFDPDNMSLRFKSKSSQKRDSYLQKVFGNPLIQNIASRFGNLFSIIFNMLNYPLFVFMLVDVGIGVAVGNLLGKGSRIFNLLAHWIKGGVFFLLGILSLSRYCGFGKKHGWAWNKILITNSDLKSNYKGGLSRIFLPRGTITMEFMESFLIFFYGTTNVFLEHLAGAGGEWTAKDLQHVSIAFMYIGSGLCGLLAEMKLNDWRFSHACQHSENMSSNEIYAGSPGYSPNPFPAFTIFWTGILMSQHAQASQTSTSIHVQWGSLLSYGSFFRLLTFALLFVVPNKNFKPSKPFTELITSFCLLCGGLVFMESTDQVIEAMDYRGFTPMFSFNISVGFITLLMAWEMSLFLWKYWLEDRYVKSTQ, encoded by the coding sequence ATGAGACTGGGGAGTTTGATATGTCTGTTGCCAGTGGCGACCAGGGCGGTTGTTGCGATGGATATGGATTCGGATATGGACATGATGGATGAGGGCTATAGTGAAGCTAGCACCACGATAGGTGCAACGAGGATGCCGAGCACGCCGAGCACGCCGAGTGCTGTTCCGTATGAGCCAAAGCATGTACACGGGTTGCCGATCCTTTCGCGGCCTAATTTGACGCCGAGTGAGAGGTTGTATTGGACCAACTACAACACGACGACCTACTTCGCGACGGATTTCGGAAACCGAGCAGCGTTCAAATACCACGTGGTTTCTATGGCGCTGGTGGTTGTGATTCTGTACCCGATATCTCTGGCTCTCAACAGTGTGGGTTCTAATTGGTACCTGCCCGTTTTGACGCTGAATTTGGGGTTTGTTTTGAGTTCTTTGCTCACCTTGTCTATATTTGGTGCCACCTTCCCTGAAGATTGGTATCCGCACAATGCTTATAGTAAGGTCAGTTGGATTTTCTTGGTTCTTATTATACTGCATTATGTCTCGGCGCTAGTGTCAAAGGCTTCAAAATGGATTGCCGACTTCAGTCCGCTAAGTAGTGAGTTCTTTCCACTGCACGATTATCGATCTTCGTTGGATGATGAACGAGCTGGGAATTTCACACCCGCCACCGGCAATGAAGACTCGGCCTCCGACAGTCCATCGCATTCATTAACGGGAAACCACGCGAGTCAAAAACTCTCGTATGAACTGGATCGTGAACAGCTATTCGATCCTGACAATATGTCTTTAAGATTCAAGTCAAAGAGTTCGCAAAAAAGGGACTCGTATTTgcaaaaagtttttggtaATCCGTTGATACAAAACATAGCTAGTAGGTTTGGCAATCTCTTTTCgattattttcaatatgttGAACTATCCCTTGTTTGTTTTCATGTTAGTTGACGTCGGAATTGGTGTAGCTGTTGGAAATTTACTGGGCAAAGgatcaagaattttcaacCTTCTCGCTCACTGGATCAAAGGTGGTGTTTTTTTCCTACTAGGAATCCTTTCTTTATCAAGATACTGTGGATTTGGTAAAAAACACGGCTGGGCATGGAACAAAATTTTAATTACAAACTCCGATTTAAAAAGTAATTATAAAGGTGGTCTCTcgagaatttttttgcctcGTGGAACTATAACTATGGAATTTATGGAgtctttcttgatatttttctatGGTACAACAAACGTTTTTCTAGAGCATTTAGCAGGCGCAGGTGGAGAGTGGACAGCAAAAGATTTACAACACGTTTCGATTGCTTTCATGTATATTGGCTCAGGATTGTGTGGTTTATTAGCTGAAATGAAACTAAATGACTGGAGGTTCAGTCACGCTTGCCAACATTCCGAGAATATgtcatcaaatgaaatttatGCAGGATCGCCTGGTTATTCACCCAATCCATTTCCAGCATTTACGATTTTTTGGACTGGAATTCTCATGTCACAACACGCTCAAGCGTCACAAACTTCAACCTCGATCCATGTTCAATGGGGAAGTCTACTTTCATATGGATCGTTCTTTAGATTGTTAACTTTCGCTTTATTGTTCGTTGTTCCTAATAAGAATTTCAAGCCTTCAAAACCGTTCACCGAGCTTATAACATCATTTTGCCTGCTTTGCGGAGGTCTTGTCTTTATGGAATCAACCGATCAAGTCATTGAAGCTATGGATTATAGAGGCTTTACTCCAATGTTCAGTTTCAACATCAGTGTAGGTTTTATCACACTTTTAATGGCTTGGGAAATGTCGTTGTTCCTTTGGAAGTATTGGTTAGAAGATCGTTACGTTAAATCAACACAGTAA
- a CDS encoding TenA family protein, with protein sequence MVSTTDSLVLKYKDLFRKTTQHPLTNELCLGTLPDRILYVYLAQDLQFFESGLRGMCNAASMTPDTNSLLTLSKQIGHFANAENDYFHECLSEIKSSVTDEEQKYYSTQYLPEVKVYMDFLIEKRSDRKKYAYPQLVAAMWIAELVYWTWAHDSPRAKGLHWKYQTWIDLHDGEKFETWLRFLKEEVDKLKAADIEDMFKKTLELEYDFFQSCYTA encoded by the coding sequence ATGGTATCAACTACAGACTCTTTAGTTCTAAAATACAAAGATCTTTTCCGTAAGACGACTCAACATCCTTTGACAAACGAGTTATGCCTCGGAACGCTTCCTGACCGAATTCTATATGTGTACCTGGCCCAGGATCTTCAGTTCTTTGAATCTGGTCTAAGAGGAATGTGCAATGCTGCATCGATGACGCCAGATACAAACAGTTTACTCACTTTGTCGAAACAAATAGGTCATTTTGCTAATGCTGAAAATGATTATTTTCATGAATGTTTGTCCGAGATAAAATCAAGTGTTACTGATGAAGAGCAGAAATACTACTCAACGCAGTATCTTCCAGAGGTCAAAGTATACATGGATTTTCTCATCGAGAAAAGATCGGATCGCAAGAAATATGCTTATCCACAATTGGTAGCAGCTATGTGGATTGCAGAGTTAGTCTATTGGACCTGGGCACACGATTCTCCAAGAGCGAAAGGGCTGCATTGGAAATACCAAACATGGATTGATCTGCATGACGGGGAAAAGTTCGAAACTTGgttgagatttttgaaggaagaagTTGACAAATTGAAGGCTGCAGATATAGAGGatatgttcaaaaaaactctGGAACTAGAGTAcgattttttccaaagctGCTATACGGCCTGA
- the BUD31 gene encoding U2 snRNP complex subunit BUD31 (similar to Saccharomyces cerevisiae BUD31 (YCR063W); ancestral locus Anc_6.330), translated as MVRVKTNRTRPAPEGFDKVKATLREFEVQLKDVENQKGSKLSSKADEALWDVLRINHERSRYVYTLFYKRKAISRELYDWLLKEKYADKMLIAKWKKKGYEKLCCLKCIQSSETLHGNTCICRVPRSQLEKDMAKDGKSVTFHQCVHCGCRGCASTD; from the coding sequence ATGGTGCGTGTAAAGACAAACCGAACAAGACCCGCTCCAGAGGGATTTGACAAGGTAAAGGCGACACTGCGAGAATTTGAAGTACAACTAAAGGATGTGGAGAACCAAAAAGGTTCCAAGTTGAGCTCCAAGGCGGACGAAGCATTGTGGGATGTTCTGCGGATAAACCACGAAAGATCAAGATACGTATATACACTTTTTTACAAAAGGAAAGCGATCTCGAGGGAGTTGTACGACTGGCTCCTGAAGGAGAAATATGCTGACAAGATGTTGATTGCGAAGTGGAAAAAGAAGGGATATGAGAAGCTATGTTGTCTAAAGTGCATCCAGAGCAGTGAAACCTTGCACGGGAACACGTGTATATGCAGGGTACCTAGATCTCAATTGGAGAAGGACATGGCTAAAGATGGCAAGAGTGTGACTTTCCACCAATGCGTTCATTGTGGATGTCGCGGATGCGCCAGCACGGATTAG